From a region of the Desulfovibrio sp. TomC genome:
- a CDS encoding response regulator: MARILIVDDSIVSRTNLKNILLDAQHEIVGEGVNGEDGLEKFLALRPDMVTMDITMPKLNGIECLKEILRHDSEARVMMISALGQGAKILEAINCGARHYITKPYEPDKVLEAVTELLSE; encoded by the coding sequence ATGGCCCGCATACTTATTGTGGACGATTCCATTGTTTCCCGCACCAATCTCAAAAACATACTGCTCGATGCCCAACACGAGATCGTGGGCGAGGGCGTCAATGGCGAGGACGGCCTGGAGAAGTTTTTGGCCCTGCGCCCGGACATGGTGACCATGGACATCACCATGCCCAAGCTCAACGGCATCGAATGCCTCAAAGAGATCTTGCGCCACGATTCCGAGGCGCGGGTCATGATGATCAGTGCTCTGGGCCAGGGGGCCAAGATTCTGGAAGCCATCAACTGCGGAGCCCGCCACTATATCACCAAGCCCTACGAGCCGGACAAAGTCCTGGAAGCAGTGACGGAGCTTTTGAGCGAATAA